From Erigeron canadensis isolate Cc75 chromosome 8, C_canadensis_v1, whole genome shotgun sequence, one genomic window encodes:
- the LOC122610028 gene encoding FT-interacting protein 7 yields MAKLVIEVKDAADLMPKDGQGSANPFVEVHFEGQKQRTQTKLRDLFPSWNELLIFNVDDPTKLVFSSIEVTVYSDKKNSGHDKFLGRVRISGSSVPFNENDALVQRYPLDKRGLFSNIRGDIALKIYVVVGQGQQQFSHKESVPLQVQEQQQRHQQPYMQPQDRGFNENDWNDGKQNHVPKVDETKHSNNHFPFQNEYKRYDDNHNNGENNEKKNKSKEKQKKEVRTFYSVGTGGGGGGGGGGGPPPPPVSAGPAHVESKANFMRAGPANMMHMQFPGQKPPPNFGLVETRPPVAARMGYRGADKTATTYDLVEKMHFLYVNVVKARDLPVMDITGSLDPYVEVRLGNYKGITRHHEKNQYPVWNQVFAFSKERLQSTILELVVKDKDLLTKDDFVGKLRFDIVDVPTRVPPDSPLAPQWYRLEDKNGMKTRGELMLAVWMGTQADEAFPGAWHSDAHGVSHHNLSNTRSNVYFSPKLFYLRIQVIEAQDLILVDRSRMPEFYVRINLGNQLRSTRVSPVRSLNPSWQEELMFVASEPFDEFLVISVEDRLGQGKDICVGRTSIPVRRIPQRIDSTKHLEASWIDLGKPSHWEEEGEKKKEMRFSSKIHLRLCLDAGYHVLDEATHFSSDLQPSSKILRKPSIGILELGILSAQNLLPMKMREGRMTDAYCVAKYGNKWVRTRTLLNTLTPRWNEQYTWEVYDPCTVITVGVFDNCHINDKEESRDQRIGKVRIRLSTLETDRIYTHYYPLLVLTPSGLKKHGELHLAIRFTCVAWVNMVAQYGRPLLPKMHYVQPISVKHIDWLRHQAMVIVATRLSRAEPPLKRENVEYMLDVDYHMFSLRRSKANFYRIMSLLSGITAVFRWLDGICQWRNPLTTILVHILFVILVCYPELILPTIFLYLFVIGLWNYRFRPRNPPHMDARISQAEMTHPDELDEEFDTFPTSRPTDIVRMRYDRMRSVAGRVQSVVGDLATQGERAMALLSWRDPRATAIFIIIALVWAVFLYVTPFQVVAVLFGLYWLRHPRFRSRMPSVPVNFFKRLPARSDTLL; encoded by the coding sequence atGGCCAAACTTGTTATAGAAGTTAAAGATGCAGCTGACCTTATGCCAAAAGATGGTCAAGGTTCAGCCAACCCTTTTGTAGAAGTTCATTTTGAAGGCCAAAAACAACGTACTCAAACTAAACTTAGAGATCTTTTTCCTTCTTGGAACGAATTACTTATTTTTAAcgttgatgatcctacaaaacTCGTTTTTTCAAGCATCGAAGTTACGGTTTATAGTGACAAAAAAAATAGTGGGCATGACAAGTTTCTTGGTCGTGTTCGGATATCCGGGTCGTCTGTCCCGTTTAATGAAAATGATGCTTTAGTTCAAAGATACCCGCTTGATAAACGTGGGTTGTTTTCGAATATTCGAGGAGATATCGCccttaaaatttatgttgttgTCGGCCAGGGACAACAACAATTTTCACATAAGGAATCGGTACCGCTACAAGTACAGGAACAACAGCAACGACATCAGCAGCCGTACATGCAGCCGCAAGACCGAGGTTTTAATGAAAATGATTGGAATGATGGGAAACAAAATCATGTCCCGAAAGTCGATGAAACGAAACATAGtaataatcattttcctttccaGAATGAGTACAAAAGGTACGATGATAATCATAATAATGGTGAGAATAacgaaaaaaagaataaaagtaaagaaaaacagAAGAAAGAAGTCAGAACTTTTTATTCTGTTGGGACAGGCGGCGGAGGGGGAGGGGGAGGTGGGGGTGGGCCTCCTCCTCCGCCTGTGTCGGCTGGTCCGGCTCATGTAGAAAGTAAAGCAAATTTCATGAGAGCCGGACCAGCTAACATGATGCATATGCAGTTCCCTGGGCAAAAGCCACCACCTAATTTTGGGTTAGTGGAGACACGCCCGCCGGTGGCGGCGCGTATGGGGTACCGTGGAGCGGATAAGACAGCAACAACTTACGATCTTGTGGAGAAGATGCACTTTTTGTATGTGAATGTGGTGAAAGCTAGAGACCTGCCGGTGATGGATATCACCGGCAGTCTGGATCCTTATGTAGAAGTGAGGCTTGGAAACTATAAAGGGATAACAAGGCATCATGAAAAGAATCAGTATCCGGTTTGGAACCAGGTTTTCGCTTTTTCTAAAGAGAGATTGCAATCCACCATACTTGAATTGGTGGTGAAAGACAAGGATTTGTTGACGAAGGATGATTTCGTTGGAAAATTAAGGTTCGATATAGTGGACGTCCCAACTCGAGTGCCCCCGGACAGTCCGTTAGCTCCTCAATGGTATAGACTGGAAGACAAAAATGGTATGAAAACAAGAGGGGAACTCATGCTTGCGGTTTGGATGGGGACGCAAGCGGATGAGGCTTTTCCGGGAGCATGGCATTCGGATGCTCACGGAGTTAGTCATCATAATCTTTCAAATACGAGATCGAATGTGTATTTTTCACCAAAGTTGTTTTACTTAAGAATTCAGGTAATTGAAGCTCAAGATCTTATCCTAGTGGATCGCAGCAGGATGCCCGAGTTTTATGTTAGAATAAACCTCGGGAATCAATTGCGATCCACTAGAGTCTCACCGGTTCGTAGCCTGAACCCTTCTTGGCAGGAGGAGTTGATGTTTGTTGCATCTGAACCATTCGATGAGTTCCTTGTAATCAGTGTTGAGGATCGGTTAGGACAAGGAAAAGATATCTGTGTTGGGAGGACGAGTATCCCGGTGAGACGAATCCCCCAGAGGATCGACTCCACGAAGCATTTAGAAGCATCGTGGATCGATCTAGGGAAGCCGTCTCATTGGGAGGAAGAaggtgaaaagaaaaaagagatgagATTTTCGAGCAAGATTCATCTTAGATTGTGTTTGGATGCTGGTTATCATGTTCTTGATGAGGCCACACATTTTAGTAGCGATTTGCAGCCATCTTCAAAAATTTTAAGGAAACCAAGTATTGGAATTCTTGAACTTGGAATTTTAAGTGCTCAAAACTTGCTCCCTATGAAGATGCGGGAAGGTAGAATGACTGATGCCTATTGTGTCGCGAAATACGGCAACAAATGGGTCAGAACTCGAACGCTTTTGAACACTCTAACACCTCGTTGGAACGAGCAATACACTTGGGAAGTATACGACCCGTGTACTGTGATCACTGTAGGCGTTTTTGACAACTGTCATATAAACGATAAGGAAGAGTCGCGAGATCAAAGAATTGGGAAAGTTAGAATTCGTCTATCAACGTTGGAAACAGACCGGATTTACACACATTATTATCCGTTGTTGGTTCTAACGCCATCGGGCCTAAAGAAGCATGGTGAGCTCCACTTAGCCATACGCTTCACGTGTGTTGCCTGGGTGAACATGGTGGCTCAATATGGTCGACCCTTACTTCCCAAAATGCACTATGTCCAGCCCATATCGGTCAAGCACATTGACTGGCTTCGACACCAAGCAATGGTAATTGTGGCGACTCGTCTCAGCAGAGCTGAGCCGCCACTCAAACGTGAAAACGTTGAATACATGCTTGATGTGGATTACCATATGTTTAGTTTGCGTAGAAGCAAAGCGAATTTCTATCGGATTATGTCTCTTTTATCAGGAATCACTGCGGTTTTTCGTTGGTTAGATGGGATTTGTCAATGGAGGAATCCGTTGACCACGATTCTGGTCCATATCCTGTTCGTGATACTTGTTTGTTACCCGGAGTTAATACTACCAACAATCTTTCTCTATCTGTTTGTTATCGGGTTGTGGAACTACAGATTCCGCCCACGAAACCCACCTCATATGGATGCACGTATATCGCAGGCTGAAATGACACACCCTGATGAGCTAGACGAGGAATTCGACACTTTCCCAACTTCACGTCCCACGGATATAGTCAGAATGAGGTATGACCGAATGAGGAGTGTTGCAGGCCGGGTACAGTCTGTGGTTGGGGATTTGGCGACACAAGGTGAACGGGCAATGGCATTGCTTAGCTGGAGAGACCCAAGGGCTACCGCAATTTTTATTATCATCGCGTTAGTTTGGGCAGTGTTTTTGTACGTGACCCCGTTTCAAGTGGTCGCGGTTCTGTTCGGGCTATACTGGCTTCGGCATCCCAGGTTTAGAAGCCGGATGCCTTCGGTACCTGTTAATTTCTTCAAGAGATTGCCAGCCAGATCTGATACACTTCTTTGA
- the LOC122578651 gene encoding oxysterol-binding protein-related protein 1C: MSHFSHFLPFLSHKHTSIHFAMCPSLTMPAPLPSGSAINNQHVVSDGVAHVVVPPKICGILHKWVNCCKRWKPRWFVLQDGVLSYYTIHGPDKIMISKENDKGCRVIGSRLPHHRKPLGELHLKVSSILESRTDDRRFSVFTGTKRLHLKANTREDQLEWMEALNQVKRMFPRMSNSELMHPISSVMVSTEKLRARLLQEGVKEELIQDAERIMKNEFSEMQDRLMLLRKKLRLLIEELSNLHHEC, encoded by the exons ATGTCACACTTTTCCCATTTCTTACCATTCCTTTCACACAAACATACATCCATACATTTTGCCATGTGCCCATCACTGACCATGCCTGCTCCTCTACCCTCCGGCTCCGCCATCAACAACCAACATGTCGTTTCCGATGGGGTGGCTCATGTTGTCGTACCACCAAAGATATGTGGGATATTACATAAGTGGGTTAATTGTTGTAAAAGATGGAAACCACGATGGTTTGTGTTACAGGATGGCGTGCTTTCCTATTACACCATTCACGGCCCTGACAAAATTATGATTTCAAAAGAAAACGATAAAGGATGTCGTGTTATAGGCAGCCGTTTGCCTCACCACCGCAAGCCCCTTGGCGAACTTCACCTCAAG GTATCATCTATTCTGGAAAGTAGAACAGATGACAGAAGATTTTCAGTATTTACGGGCACAAAAAGGCTGCATTTGAAGGCAAACACTCGGGAAGATCAACTGGAATGGATGGAAGCTTTGAACCAGGTCAAGCGGATGTTCCCACGAATGTCTAATTCTGAGCTGATGCATCCGATAAGCAGTGTTATGGTGTCAACAGAAAAGTTAAGAGCACGATTATTGCAAGAAGGGGTTAAGGAGGAACTTATTCAAGATGCCGAAAGGATTATGAAAAATGAGTTTTCTGAAATGCAAGATCGGCTCATGCTTCTCAGGAAGAAACTAAGGCTTCTTATTGAAGAACTATCCAATTTACATCATGAATGCTAA
- the LOC122579927 gene encoding serine/threonine-protein kinase MPS1, producing the protein MESNSSSSSRLPDLSDQNNNKTTPSSFNSVLLRDVQAAVKRHRVIPQLNNVHVRRSVVPQRETSKSSGLMIDSKADEAPKQLCDCRNNNMVDWPCLKCKHVLDGPKKVRFASGKSAQSHEIEYGVNNQLDVSTAPCHDVINQSFYNMEVDLGSRSNDETSSLVVKGTTVVQTQVDPIKNFLQRDFGHQMTSSSVVGSNCTATTLLNSINAPMLSSTTRNSQPSHHGSSHVGSSSDLDYQQMRPIDNIKISADQNLSAAVDPNPNNKCVLPTNPQGKETGSSGMPNDSLLLVDKSTKRESDFMDLQFQAPISNDQMYDVKQVPVESAKNEKPASKKDVSAPRKRNNDHDSYFKVNGKHYQRLGKIGSGGSSEVHKVISQDCTIYALKRIKLKGRDYATAYGFCQEVVYLNKLKKKDHIIQLIDYEVTDKALLKEVMSGSMSNKDGRVKDDGLIYMVLEYGEIDLAHMLSQKWKELDNSSSTIDENWLRFYWQQILLAVKTIHEERIVHSDLKPANFLLVRGSLKLIDFGIAKAILSDTTNIQRDSQVGTLSYMSPEAFLCNETDANGNIIKCGRPSDIWSLGCILYQMVYGRTPFADYATFWAKLKVITDPNHEIHYEPLSNIWLLDLMKKCLAWERNERWTIPQLLQHPFLVPPSPTAVSNRNILQLVADSCIEDPNLLDEISKLCLQLKEQRSNSECD; encoded by the exons ATGGAaagcaacagcagcagcagcagcaggttGCCTGACCTTTCCGatcaaaacaacaacaaaacgaCGCCGTCTTCCTTTAACTCTGTCCTCCTCCGTGATGTTCAAGCCGCCGTCAAACGACATC GTGTGATACCACAGTTAAACAATGTCCACGTAAGACGGTCAGTGGTTCCTCAAAGGGAAACATCGAAGAGCTCTGGCCTGATGATAGATTCCAAAGCAGATGAAGCTCCTAAACAACTATGCGATTGTAGAAATAACAATATGGTTGATTGGCCCtgcttaaaatgtaaacatgtTCTAGATGGCCCCAAAAAGGTTCGGTTTGCCTCGGGAAAGAGTGCACAATCTCATG AAATAGAATACGGCGTAAATAATCAACTGGATGTCTCAACTGCTCCCTGCCATGATGTGATTAACCAGAGTTTCTATAACATGGAAGTTGATCTTGGCTCAAGGTCTAATGATGAAACATCCTCTTTGGTGGTAAAAGGAACAACAGTAGTTCAGACTCAAGTTGACCCTATAAAAAACTTTCTGCAGCGTGACTTTGGCCACCAAATGACTTCATCTTCTGTTGTTGGCTCAAATTGTACTGCAACAACATTATTGAATTCGATAAATGCTCCCATGCTTAGTTCAACAACCCGGAACTCCCAGCCTTCTCATCATGGTAGCTCACATGTTGGCAGTTCATCTGATTTGGACTATCAACAGATGAGGCCAATTGATAATATCAAAATATCAGCTGATCAGAATCTTTCTGCTGCAGTGGACCCTAATCCCAATAACAAATGTGTGCTCCCGACGAATCCACAGGGCAAAGAAACAGGGTCAAGTGGTATGCCTAATGATTCTCTTCTGCTTGTTGACAAGTCAACCAAAAGAGAAAGTGATTTTATGGATTTACAGTTCCAAGCTCCCATATCAAATGATCAAATGTACGACGTGAAGCAGGTACCCGTGGAGTCTGCAAAAAATGAAAAGCCTGCTTCCAAGAAAGATGTGTCAGCACCTCGTAAGAGAAATAATGACCATGATTCGTATTTCAAGGTTAACGGAAAGCACTACCAGAGGCTTGGAAAGATTGGCTCTGGAGGAAGCAGTGAAGTCCACAAAGTCATTTCTCAAGATTGCACAATCTATGCATTAAAACGGATAAAGCTTAAAGGTCGTGATTATGCAACCGCATATGGTTTTTGTCAGGAAGTTGTATATTTAAACAAACTCAAGAAAAAGGACCACATTATCCAACTCATTGATTATGAG GTGACAGATAAGGCGTTGCTCAAGGAAGTCATGAGTGGTTCTATGAGTAACAAGGATGGCAGAGTGAAGGATGATGGTTTGATATACATGGTTCTAGAGTACGGTGAAATTGATTTAGCTCACATGCTGTCCCAGAAATGGAAGGAACTGGACAATTCCAGCTCAACAATAGATGAGAATTGGCTTCGTTTTTACTGGCAG CAAATACTTTTAGCTGTTAAAACAATACACGAGGAACGTATTGTGCACTCAGACTTGAAGCCAGCTAATTTTCTTCTTGTTAGAGGTTCACTGAAGCTAATTGATTTTGGTATAGCAAAAGCTATCTTAAGCGACACCACAAATATTCAACGAGATTCTCAG GTGGGTACACTGAGTTACATGTCCCCCGAGGCATTCTTGTGCAACGAAACAGATGCTAATggaaatataataaaatgtggCCGTCCATCAGATATTTGGTCACTTGGTTGTATTCTTTACCAAATGGTATATGGAAGAACACCCTTTGCTGACTACGCTACCTTCTGGGCTAAGTTGAAAGTTATCACAGACCCGAATCATGAGATACATTATGAACCACTATCAAATATTTGGCTTCTTGATCTGATGAAGAAATGCCTAGCATGGGAGCGCAATGAAAGATGGACCATTCCACAACTTCTTCAACATCCCTTTCTTGTCCCCCCAAGTCCGACTGCAGTGTCTAACCGTAATATACTTCAGTTAGTTGCTGATTCTTGCATTGAAGATCCAAACCTACTTGATGAAATTTCAAAACTTTGTCTTCAACTTAAGGAGCAGCGATCTAACTCAGAATGTGATTGA
- the LOC122578652 gene encoding uncharacterized protein LOC122578652, with amino-acid sequence MTIAAAASILLVPAIRTSPATIINFTRRRGLNLSTTSCSYTSSSRKQQLILYSKPGCCLCDGLKEKLHSAFSLSSSDSYPLQNVQLQIRDITSNPDWEKAYQFEIPVLARLRSDGTEEVIPRFSPRAGVDHIHAKLAAVLSQDN; translated from the exons ATGACCATCGCAGCTGCCGCCTCGATTTTACTGGTACCAGCAATAAGAACATCACCGGCCACCATCATAAACTTCACCCGCCGCCGTGGCCTAAATCTTTCCACTACATCCTGTAGCTacacatcatcatcaagaaaGCAACAGCTGATACTATACTCAAAACCAGGGTGCTGTTTATGTGATGGACTTAAAGAAAAGCTTCATTCTGCTTTCTCCCTTTCTTCTTCTGATTCATACCCTCTTCAGAATGTTCAGTTACAG ATAAGGGATATAACTAGTAATCCTGATTGGGAGAAAGCATATCAGTTTGAGATTCCTGTCTTGGCTAGACTTCGTTCCGATGGCACCGAG GAAGTGATTCCAAGATTCTCTCCTCGTGCTGGAGTCGACCACATCCATGCTAAGTTAGCAGCTGTTTTGAGTCAAGACAATTAG